In Rhodoligotrophos defluvii, a genomic segment contains:
- the mgtE gene encoding magnesium transporter has translation MTFETLARALQTDSKADIETNREFLATQHAADIAQFVKEQDADVDWNVLDLLDIERQAEVLGYLDRAQQVALARSAPRSRLAAVVTEMDADDRADLFNALTEDEQEALLPALAQAEREDIRRLAAYEDGTAGAIMTSDYAVLSPNLSAREALDTLRREAPDKETINRAYVVDADRKLLGSVRLQELILAAPTTPIEKIMERDTRAVRVDEDQESVARKIARYDVLALPVVDADGRIVGIVTHDDALDVITEEATEDFHKAGSVGELAVSVGRASILMLYRARVVWLVLLVFGNIFSGAGIAHFEDVIAAHMALLFFLPLLIASGGNAGSQASTLTVRAMATGEVQLSHWGHMLGREVLVAGLLGLTMAMAIYGIGVWRGGLDIALVVSLAMVVIVLAGSLIGLTLPFVLTRIGLDPATASGPLVTSIADVAGVLIYFGIAQAFLF, from the coding sequence ATGACCTTCGAAACCCTTGCTCGCGCGCTTCAGACCGACTCGAAGGCCGACATAGAGACCAATCGTGAGTTCCTTGCCACCCAGCACGCCGCCGACATCGCGCAGTTCGTCAAGGAACAGGACGCTGATGTCGACTGGAATGTTCTCGACCTCCTCGACATAGAACGTCAAGCTGAAGTGCTCGGCTATCTTGATCGGGCGCAGCAAGTGGCCCTGGCCCGTTCCGCGCCCCGCAGCCGGCTTGCGGCGGTCGTCACCGAAATGGATGCGGACGATCGCGCCGACCTTTTCAATGCGCTGACCGAAGACGAGCAGGAAGCGCTTCTGCCTGCTCTGGCCCAAGCAGAACGCGAGGACATCCGGCGACTGGCAGCGTATGAGGACGGCACGGCCGGCGCCATCATGACGTCCGACTACGCGGTGTTGAGCCCGAACCTGTCGGCACGCGAGGCGCTCGACACTCTGCGTCGGGAGGCCCCGGACAAGGAGACGATCAACCGCGCCTATGTAGTCGATGCCGACCGCAAGCTGCTTGGCTCGGTCCGGTTGCAGGAACTGATCCTCGCCGCCCCGACTACACCCATCGAAAAGATCATGGAGCGCGATACGCGCGCCGTGCGGGTCGATGAGGACCAGGAAAGCGTAGCTCGCAAGATCGCCCGATATGACGTCCTCGCCCTGCCGGTGGTCGACGCGGATGGGCGGATCGTGGGCATCGTCACCCATGACGATGCGCTCGACGTCATCACTGAGGAAGCGACCGAGGACTTTCACAAAGCCGGCAGCGTCGGGGAACTCGCTGTTAGCGTCGGGCGCGCTTCGATCCTAATGCTCTATCGCGCGCGCGTGGTCTGGCTGGTCTTGTTGGTCTTCGGCAACATCTTCTCCGGCGCCGGGATCGCACATTTCGAAGACGTCATCGCTGCTCATATGGCGCTGCTCTTTTTCCTCCCGTTGCTCATCGCCTCCGGCGGCAACGCCGGATCGCAGGCATCGACGCTTACGGTCAGGGCCATGGCCACGGGAGAGGTGCAACTGAGCCACTGGGGTCACATGCTGGGCCGGGAGGTTCTGGTCGCGGGACTCCTGGGCCTGACCATGGCGATGGCCATATACGGGATCGGTGTATGGCGCGGCGGTTTGGACATCGCCCTGGTCGTCTCGCTGGCGATGGTCGTCATCGTGCTTGCCGGCTCTCTGATTGGCCTCACTCTGCCATTCGTCCTGACCCGTATCGGACTCGACCCGGCAACGGCGAGCGGGCCGCTGGTTACCTCGATCGCCGATGTCGCAGGGGTTCTGATCTATTTTGGGATCGCGCAAGCATTTCTCTTTTGA
- a CDS encoding PilZ domain-containing protein, translating into MTQASNKSHLTVPSVPERRATPRRRTLFSGKIIFNQHSSVLSCVVRNLSKSGACLEVDSQLGIPDQFELLVEGAGIRAEYRVIWRRAKRIGISRLNVSSDRQDGGT; encoded by the coding sequence ATGACTCAGGCGAGCAACAAATCACATTTGACCGTCCCCTCCGTCCCGGAGCGCCGAGCTACGCCCCGCCGACGAACGCTGTTTTCCGGCAAGATCATTTTCAACCAGCACTCCTCAGTTCTTAGCTGCGTTGTTCGCAACCTTTCTAAATCCGGCGCATGTCTTGAAGTCGACTCGCAATTGGGGATTCCTGACCAATTCGAGCTGCTCGTCGAAGGCGCGGGTATCAGAGCCGAGTATCGTGTCATCTGGCGAAGGGCTAAACGGATCGGTATTTCGCGTCTAAACGTCTCCAGCGACCGTCAGGATGGCGGCACATGA
- a CDS encoding universal stress protein produces MQTILVAVDPQHDAGQVLARAAQLSAQHGAAVTVQHVVEDIDVGQQDVQRAIDQHARATLEGLVGAAGFATTPSLKVQFGVPHRCVNTIARELSADIILIGPGQPTTVMQRVFGSTADRIVRTASVPVLIVRNNSAQAYRSVAVAMDFSPLSEAALEAARMLAPDARIDLVHAYEVPLPFEQAMLRAGTRPEDAERFRQTKINDCRHQLADFARKHSTEADAVVLRGAPGTALVELSRSGRVDVIALGTQGRNEVAQALLGSVARRLLSEAGCDLLVAGHARH; encoded by the coding sequence ATGCAGACAATCCTCGTTGCGGTAGATCCTCAACACGATGCGGGACAGGTGCTCGCTCGCGCCGCCCAATTGTCGGCGCAGCATGGTGCTGCGGTCACCGTTCAGCATGTTGTCGAAGACATCGACGTAGGGCAGCAGGACGTGCAACGCGCGATAGATCAGCACGCACGCGCGACGCTAGAGGGTCTGGTTGGAGCAGCAGGATTTGCCACCACGCCTTCGCTCAAGGTCCAGTTCGGGGTGCCTCATCGCTGTGTCAATACCATCGCCCGAGAGTTGTCGGCCGACATCATTCTGATCGGGCCGGGACAGCCGACTACAGTGATGCAGCGTGTATTCGGCTCGACGGCCGATCGCATCGTTCGCACCGCCTCGGTCCCGGTGCTTATCGTGCGGAACAATAGCGCGCAGGCATATCGTAGCGTTGCCGTGGCCATGGATTTTTCACCACTGTCCGAAGCAGCTCTCGAAGCTGCCCGGATGCTGGCGCCGGATGCACGGATAGACCTTGTTCACGCCTACGAAGTTCCGCTTCCTTTCGAGCAGGCGATGCTACGGGCTGGGACACGGCCAGAAGATGCGGAACGCTTTCGGCAGACCAAGATAAACGATTGCCGCCATCAGCTTGCAGACTTCGCGCGAAAACACTCAACTGAAGCGGATGCCGTGGTGCTGCGTGGCGCTCCCGGCACAGCGTTGGTGGAGTTATCGCGCAGTGGCCGCGTCGACGTTATCGCCTTGGGAACACAAGGCAGGAACGAGGTCGCGCAAGCCCTGCTGGGCAGCGTCGCCCGGCGGCTTCTCTCGGAGGCTGGATGCGATCTATTGGTTGCGGGACACGCGCGCCACTAG
- a CDS encoding sensor histidine kinase: MLFLLVVIFVVDTIADLEIAVAVFYVAVVLFAAGFLRTRGVLAVAVICVFLTVASFFFTRAGAYEAGIINCAISLCAIVITTYLALTKSSAILAEHEARNQLARIARVNSLGEMTASIAHEVNQPLTGVITSGNAGLRWLAADPPNLPKAREALKRIISDANRASSVVGRVRSLSKRAEPKAGWLNATLIVNEIVALSRGELDQNHIVVRTHAEDDLVLVFADGVQIQQVLLNVILNAVEAMADVPENQREIVIEVSRQDGGFVQFSIADNGCGISPDKVEGVFEAFQTTKPEGMGIGLAVSRSIVEAHGGRIWANTREGAGAEFHFTLRGQN, translated from the coding sequence ATGCTTTTTCTGCTAGTTGTCATCTTTGTCGTCGACACGATCGCCGATCTCGAAATCGCTGTTGCGGTATTCTACGTCGCTGTCGTTTTGTTTGCGGCCGGGTTTCTGCGGACGCGCGGCGTCCTTGCGGTCGCGGTGATTTGCGTTTTCCTCACCGTTGCCAGCTTCTTTTTCACGCGAGCCGGCGCCTATGAAGCGGGCATCATCAATTGCGCCATAAGCCTGTGCGCGATTGTCATCACCACATACCTCGCCCTGACGAAATCGTCAGCGATCCTTGCCGAGCACGAAGCCCGGAACCAACTCGCCCGGATTGCTCGCGTCAACTCCTTGGGGGAGATGACGGCATCCATCGCGCATGAGGTCAATCAGCCACTGACCGGCGTGATAACGAGCGGAAACGCTGGCTTGCGTTGGCTGGCAGCCGACCCACCCAATCTGCCGAAAGCGCGGGAGGCGCTTAAACGTATCATAAGCGACGCGAATCGAGCCAGCAGCGTGGTCGGGCGTGTCCGCAGCCTCTCGAAACGCGCTGAGCCAAAGGCCGGGTGGCTCAATGCAACCTTGATCGTCAACGAGATCGTTGCGTTGAGCCGTGGCGAGCTTGACCAGAACCACATCGTTGTCCGAACGCACGCTGAGGACGATCTGGTCCTCGTTTTTGCAGATGGCGTCCAAATCCAACAGGTTCTGCTCAACGTTATCTTGAACGCCGTGGAGGCGATGGCGGATGTTCCAGAGAACCAGCGAGAAATAGTCATTGAAGTGTCACGCCAAGACGGTGGGTTTGTGCAATTTTCAATCGCGGATAATGGGTGCGGCATATCGCCGGACAAGGTGGAAGGAGTGTTCGAAGCGTTCCAGACCACAAAGCCGGAGGGAATGGGCATCGGGCTGGCCGTAAGCCGCTCCATAGTGGAAGCGCACGGCGGGCGTATTTGGGCCAATACAAGGGAGGGCGCTGGAGCAGAGTTTCACTTTACGCTTCGGGGTCAAAATTAG
- a CDS encoding response regulator transcription factor: MKTTSEKEYSIVYVVDDDISVRESLEDLLASVGLRSMLFASTQEFVRSERPDAPACLVLDVRMPGLSGLDFQEEMAKLDIHIPVVFITAHGDIPMSVRAMKAGAVEFLTKPFREQDLLDAIQQSLTRDQARRQESSVKAELDRRYGSLSDGEREVMGLVVSGLLNKQVAARLNVSEVTVKVRRGQVMRKMGADSLADLVRFAERIHGTYGEVLDLKL, translated from the coding sequence ATGAAGACAACCAGCGAGAAAGAATATTCCATCGTTTATGTGGTCGATGATGATATATCCGTCCGCGAATCTCTCGAAGACCTGCTTGCCTCGGTAGGTCTCCGATCGATGCTTTTTGCATCGACACAGGAGTTCGTGCGCAGTGAGCGGCCGGATGCCCCGGCTTGCCTCGTGCTCGATGTCCGAATGCCCGGATTGAGCGGGCTGGATTTCCAGGAGGAGATGGCGAAGCTCGACATTCACATACCCGTCGTCTTCATCACCGCGCACGGCGACATACCGATGTCCGTCAGGGCCATGAAAGCGGGCGCGGTGGAATTCCTTACAAAACCATTCAGGGAGCAAGATCTTCTCGACGCAATCCAGCAGAGCTTAACTCGCGATCAGGCGCGTCGGCAGGAAAGCAGTGTCAAGGCGGAACTGGATAGACGCTATGGCAGCCTCTCGGACGGCGAGCGAGAGGTCATGGGCCTTGTCGTCAGTGGCCTGTTGAACAAGCAGGTTGCTGCGAGGCTTAACGTCAGTGAGGTGACCGTGAAAGTTCGGCGAGGTCAGGTGATGCGGAAGATGGGAGCGGATTCGCTGGCCGATCTTGTGCGTTTCGCCGAACGCATCCACGGAACCTACGGCGAGGTGCTGGACCTTAAGCTCTAG
- a CDS encoding DUF3363 domain-containing protein, translated as MAEEADARFLDLRHEPAAPRRQFERTLRLRRLGKLEKMGLATEHAPGVWELSKDMEPALRELGERGDIIRTMQKALGPQAGERDPMSFQIHDGAPETPIIGRVVHKHLSDELGENLTIVVDGIDGRTHHIAGIAPQRLEDARIGSVVQIGPAEATARPSDRTITDIAEDGIYRPSRHLEQAKFEGRVPGGDYEGYVDAHVRRLEALRRAGIVERIDADQWRIPDDLVSRASDYDAGRDRPASVRVLSPVDLDRQVGSNGATWLDRRLIHGETADLTPTGFGQQVRESMEQRREHHIEQGDATRSRDGRVFYRRNLLATLREREVARVGAEMAESKGLPFRAATDSESVSGKFTGTVQLSSGKFAVVEKSHEFTLVPWRPVIDRQLGRDVTGVVQGGSVSWQLGRARSMGI; from the coding sequence ATGGCCGAGGAAGCCGATGCCCGTTTCCTCGACCTGCGCCATGAACCGGCAGCGCCGAGGCGGCAGTTCGAGCGGACGCTGCGCCTGCGCCGTCTCGGCAAGCTGGAGAAGATGGGGCTGGCGACCGAGCACGCGCCCGGTGTTTGGGAGTTGAGCAAGGACATGGAACCGGCCCTGCGCGAGCTGGGCGAGCGTGGCGACATTATCCGCACCATGCAGAAGGCGCTTGGGCCGCAGGCTGGCGAGCGCGATCCCATGAGCTTCCAAATCCATGACGGTGCGCCCGAGACGCCGATCATCGGCCGCGTCGTGCACAAGCACCTGTCCGACGAGTTGGGCGAGAACCTGACCATTGTGGTGGACGGTATCGACGGCCGCACGCACCACATCGCCGGCATCGCGCCCCAGCGACTGGAGGACGCCCGCATCGGCAGCGTCGTCCAGATCGGCCCTGCCGAGGCGACGGCCCGGCCGTCCGACCGCACCATCACCGACATTGCCGAGGACGGCATCTATCGGCCGAGCCGTCATCTGGAGCAGGCGAAGTTCGAGGGTCGCGTTCCCGGTGGTGACTATGAGGGCTATGTTGATGCTCATGTCCGCCGGCTGGAGGCATTGCGCCGCGCCGGGATCGTCGAGCGGATCGACGCCGACCAATGGCGTATCCCCGATGATCTGGTCAGCCGCGCCTCCGACTACGATGCCGGCCGCGACAGGCCGGCCAGCGTTCGCGTGCTTTCCCCCGTCGATCTGGACAGGCAGGTCGGATCGAACGGTGCGACTTGGCTGGACCGGCGGCTGATCCATGGCGAAACTGCCGACCTTACGCCAACCGGCTTCGGCCAGCAGGTGCGCGAGTCGATGGAGCAGCGGCGCGAGCATCATATCGAACAGGGCGACGCCACCCGCAGCCGGGACGGCCGCGTTTTCTACCGGCGCAACCTTCTCGCCACGCTGCGCGAGCGCGAGGTTGCCCGCGTCGGGGCGGAGATGGCGGAGAGCAAGGGCCTGCCGTTCCGCGCTGCCACGGACAGCGAGAGCGTCAGCGGCAAGTTCACCGGCACCGTGCAGCTATCGAGCGGCAAGTTCGCCGTGGTCGAAAAGAGCCACGAGTTCACCCTTGTTCCCTGGCGGCCGGTCATCGACCGTCAGCTCGGCCGAGACGTCACGGGCGTCGTGCAGGGCGGATCGGTATCATGGCAATTGGGACGAGCACGAAGTATGGGAATCTAG
- a CDS encoding undecaprenyl-diphosphate phosphatase gives MSLSQSLFESLILGIIEGLTEFIPVSSTAHLLLAKHFFGLDKPATYFVLIQLGAILAIVAVYFARLGTLIRDAIAGKGYAWRFACAVALACLPAVLAGILARDFIQQVIYETPVVICVTLLIGGIVLLIVDRLPLRQVYTDIYDYPLRLAFIIGLFQMLALIPGVSRSGATVVGAMLFGADKRSAAEFTFMVALPIMAGAFGYDLYKSRDLIDLNLGVDIAIGFVASFIVGLLVVRHLLAFVSKHGFAPFAWWRIIVGGGGLVALIALG, from the coding sequence TTGAGCCTCTCCCAGTCTCTGTTCGAATCGCTAATTCTCGGAATTATTGAGGGCTTGACGGAATTTATTCCGGTTAGTTCGACCGCCCATCTGCTGCTGGCCAAGCACTTTTTCGGTCTCGACAAGCCAGCGACCTACTTTGTGCTCATCCAGCTAGGCGCAATCCTAGCAATCGTCGCCGTCTATTTCGCGCGCTTGGGAACCCTCATTCGCGATGCCATTGCCGGTAAAGGCTACGCATGGCGCTTCGCCTGCGCCGTCGCGCTCGCATGTTTGCCGGCTGTCTTAGCAGGAATCCTTGCGAGGGATTTCATTCAACAGGTCATCTACGAAACCCCAGTCGTTATCTGCGTCACATTGTTGATTGGCGGAATCGTCCTTCTCATCGTTGATCGTCTGCCATTGAGGCAGGTCTACACCGACATCTACGACTATCCTCTGCGGCTGGCGTTCATTATCGGGCTTTTCCAGATGCTTGCTCTTATTCCTGGCGTGTCGCGGTCGGGAGCGACCGTGGTAGGCGCCATGTTGTTCGGAGCCGACAAGCGCTCGGCAGCAGAGTTCACCTTTATGGTGGCATTGCCGATAATGGCAGGCGCCTTTGGCTACGACCTCTATAAAAGCCGTGATCTGATTGATTTGAATCTTGGTGTGGACATTGCCATTGGCTTCGTTGCTTCTTTCATCGTCGGCCTGCTCGTGGTGCGGCATCTCCTAGCCTTCGTGTCAAAGCATGGATTCGCACCATTTGCTTGGTGGCGGATTATCGTCGGAGGTGGAGGGCTAGTCGCGTTGATCGCACTTGGCTAG